CCTCAATAAATACACGTTCAGGGATGCCCGGAGCTCATTCAACCCGCCAGCCACGCCGACGAGAAGGGGCCGGGGCCGGAGCAGAGAAGAAGCCGCACCATGAAGTTTTCCCGGGACTGTGGCTGCGACCGTGCccgccccggccgccgccgGCCGCCCGCCCTCGGCGCcgcgctgctgctgccgctgctgctggtgctgctggtgccgcgggccgccgccgccccgctgCCCAACGCAGACTCCTCGGGGGACGCCGAGCTGGAGGAGGTGGCGAAGCGGCGGGCGGCGCTGCCCGGCAGCCTGGAGCAGGCGCGGCTGCTGCACGCCCGGGCGGCAGAGCTGCGGGACGAGGTGGGTACGGCCGCACCGCGGGCTCGCACACGCTCACACGCCCGGCCCGGTGCGAACAAACCTCTCCGTGTCTCTCCCCAGATGTGCGAGAAGTTTACCGTCTGCCAGAACAGCATGGAAATGCTCCTCCACAACAACCTCAACCTCCCCAAGGTGACGGAGGAAGATGGGTGTCTGCTCGCCGGCTTTAATGAGGCAAGGAACCGCACTCCTTTGAGTTTAATCCTGTATACCTGGGGCAGGTTTTGCCTCCCCAAAAGAACTGTGGAAGTTGACCTAAAGATTTGTGTCGGCTCTAGCCGGACCTCCACACTCTATAAGCATCATCTGCTAACCTGCACACAGCACTGATATCAAGGCATTTTGAACTCTTAAGTGACTTTCTCACCTTTCTCTCATTTCAGGATAAATGCTTGAGAAAAATCTCCAGTGGGCTTTATACATTTCAGATATACCTCAAATACATACAAGAAACTTTTATTagtgaaaaccaaaatgttGAATCGCTATCCCATACTACAGGGCACCTGGCACGTACCCTAAGAGAGATGGTGAGTTGGTTTTAAATTCACTCTGATAATTTTTGTGTCTTAATACTGATGTGAAGTCAGTAATAGAAGATGCCATGTGAAATAGAGGATGCTATGTTTCAGTTCCTCGAAAAAACAGGTGACGGTTCCTTATGCTCAGATCTTACCCTTATGACTTAAGAGGTTTTACAAAGTTTTACTTTCCTTTCTTAAAGAAACAACTCTTCCTCCTACTTTATATTGTTACTTATAATTTCCAACCAACTAAATACATCATTGTTTTAAGAACAAATATATTAAACTGACTGATAGAAACAAGATTTTTCAGGGAGCTTCCTTCTAATTGAGGAACTATAATTCAGCCCATGCTAATGTTGGAACCCATTGAGAAGTAGAAGTCAGCAACTTTTCTTAAAAGCccacattaaaaagaaaaaaaaaaagccaagcatatttttacaatattatttatctttaaaactCTCCAAACCAAACTTTTAAGCCATGGTTAGTATGGTAAATTAACATTGTATGGTATATTGAGATATTGCTGTCAATATACCTACtgaaaaacatatattttgcttgtaaaaaatcatgttttggAGAGCTTTGAAATATCACACTTCAAAAAACTCAATTCCTGTAGTTCTTGTTCATTTTAATAATCCTTAATACAAACACTTCCTTTTGTCTTTGGGGAAACCATTTGCCTGATTAAAAATCACCCAGGTAAGGACTGCAGAAGTCTTGGGGCATTATTTCCTTCCAGGCAATTTTCAGCATGTGAAAAGCCTATTGTGCATTGTGTGTTTGCCATACCTTTCCTAAGTTATTTACTTATGCCCATCATTCTTTATGTGAAAGGAAGctgaactgcttttttttcacactgtgcTAGCTGAGAATAATAGTCCTGTCATAAGACAGCAACTGAGTACTGGCTTCCAGCTTGATACACAAGTTTGCAGAAAGTTTGCTTCACAACTGAGAGAGACTGGGTTctttgggttgggtttggggctttgcattttactttttttttttttttgaccaaGGTAATTAAAACAGGCAGTTTAAACACAGTGatcaaaagcaaaatctgcACTTGTAGAAACTATGGAGTTTTTGAGAAAAAGCCTTGATCTTCAGGTTGGAAGTTTTtctttgagagagaaaaatctgctaAGGCAAAGCCAGAATCTATCACTTGTGGTTAAATAGATCCACCAGCATGATACCCGTCTAGATATCCAGATACAGACTTTACCACAGCACAACAAGGAACTGGGCATACCAGGAAAAGGGGCTGTGATCAGAACAGACTCCCAAGTAGCCTGGATAGGAAGAATATTTCTCTCttatatttcacaaaaaaagatGTTCCACAAGGTTTGCATCTTTTGTCACTAGTTAAAGGGTAGGAGAGGTCCTAAACACAGGATTAAGCAGATGCCTGCTAGAACTTTGGACTCTAAGTGACCTAAAACAGCTCCATGATTTGAGTGTCTAACTCCCATTTTCAGAAGTCCCACTTCCTGGGACAAGTTCTTCAAAGGCCTTTAGGTACTGGGTGCATAGGGATGTGAGTCAGCATTAGATAAATAACTTTTACTCATCTTATAGTTATGCTCTCACATATCAGTGGAAGTTGGTGGCACTTAGTCTCACATGTGACTAAATGCCTGGAAAGTAAGAATTAAGCAGCTAAACAAGTTTGACATCTTTGGAACCTTGTTAATCTGCTACAAAATGTGAGAGAATGTCAGCCAATTAACTTATGACtcaggatggagcaggacagGTTAGGACAAACCATGATCAGCTCCTCCCTACCTAACCAGCCACGTGATTGCTAGAGCAGGAGGGGTGTATTGATCTGCTCAGAGCCTGTCGGACCTCGATACCAGAGGCTGCATCCAAACCAGAACAAACAGTATAGCCCAGAAATTCCTACACAGCAATCATAGCAGGCATCAGCGTTCCTCACACCTCTCCACAGAAACAGGGCTGGAGGAAAGCACAGGTGCCAGGGAGGGCTGCTGTCTGCAGTGCAGAGAGTGAATATGCAGCAGGTTGGGAACATACAAACTGATGCTCTCCAACCAGCTCAGTGAGTGTTTTAACCAAGGCCCTCCCAAATACTGTCTTTTTCACAGCTGATCAATCCCAAAGAAGTGATCATCCCCGATGCAGCTACCCAGGAATCCCTCCACACAAAGCTCAAGTCCATTAAGGCCTGGACAGAGAAAATCACCATCCATCTCATCCTCCGAGATTTTACTTCATTTATGGAGAAGACAGTGAGGGCCGTGCGCTATTTGAAAAACACCAGGAGTTTCAGTGTTTGAATGTTTTAGTTCAGGCACAATCCTTTTGTTACAAATCTGTCAGGTGGCAGATAACAGTGTTGTTCTGTTTTAAGAACTAAAAATAGTAACAGTGGTTTGCATCTACATACATTCCCATTTCCTTCTAGGAacttatttattgtatttaaaatatttattagtttctaatatttcttatttatatttttaatatttagaaataatttaaattatgtattttatttcctttctaatgGTACTATTCAGATACGCTTATTTAATATGTATTCATAAAAAATTCAGAACCCAGAAAAATTGTTGTTTAACTTATGTTTTTATACATTTAAGAGATGGTATTTATgacctttttatattttttaggacaaataaaagcaaatttctaTAAAAAGCTTGTATAATCTCTTTGAACTTTAAATAAGACTAAAGCACTCTAATATATCCAGGTTTTAATACCTGTAATTATCAGAATAACCACTGTCAAGAACTTCTCTGTATAATTAGGCCAGTTCTCTACATAGCAcatatgtacacacatacaGACAATTTGGTTACCATATAAGTCTTAAAATGGGATATGAAGGAACCAGATTGCACTAAAAACGGCACTTAAGAATGAACAAGATAAACCATCAATGATCCTGAGAAACAAATGGACAAGTGCCTTATAGTTAATAAGGAGCACCCAATAAAATTGTTTGTAAGGATCTTTTTACAAGTTATATAGTCTCTCTTAAACAAATAAAGTGGTGAGACAACCACATTAACCACTTTGACATGAATACTCTCCTCTGATTAGTTTTATTGCTGTCATCCAGGGGAATTTTCCAAGTGTGGTAAAACATTTCTGGCCCCTACCccaagaagtagaaaaaaaaaattaggttatTTCCTTAAGCAATATAAATCAACACATTGCTTCTGAGCAATGCAGCAACATGCATTTgtcttttataatttatatttcactAGTATGGACAAGCCACATACCATGAATGCATATTCTTGAATACTTGTGTGGAAAAAGAACAAGCAAACCAAACAGAACGGGACTTAAGCCTGAGTACCAAACAACTGAAACTTTCCTAGGCTGCATCATCTGCAGCACTGTAGCTGTGGAGGTACCTCATATACCCAAACTCAGAGGAATTCACTGACCATACAGGGGATGCAGGCAGTCTCTCAGGCTTTGTCCCTAAAAATGGTAGATTATTAACTACCCTCACTTTTCCTTCTGGCACAGCAGTGAAGATGTGCATGCCTTGGAATGTGGATAAGGATGTCAGCAaactctcctcttcctctgagTGATCTGGTTGTCCACATATGCATTCCACCACTGGGGATGCCAAAACAGTGACCAGTCCACCCACTGCTCACATCTCAGATgctcaaaacaaaaccactccTTTGCCCAATATGGTAAAACTGTCATCTCAAGTTGAGCAACATCTGGAGAAAGAATGAGGAGATCTCAAGGAGATCTTTAAAGATGTCTGTGGTAAATGGGTTTTCTAGCAGCACGTAAGATCCTACTTTAACTAACTGTCCTGGCACATGCTCCAGGAAACATAGGAAAGCCTGGCTTAACCTTTTCACTGCTTACATTCACAGGGATTTTCTTTTAGTGACCGTTTGTTTAGAGACCTTTCTGGCCTTTATTATGCCAATCACGGCTATAAGACCCAAAGTGGATCCCACGCTGGACCTAACTACTATGTGAGAatagagaggggaaaaaaaaaaacctaacaaaaaaaaccaaacctgacTAAAAGGAAAGGCACCTCCTGGTTTCACTTCTCTGAGCAGATTGGCTGCCTGAGGTCACCATTAGTTACTATGTACATTGCATCTAAGCAAACTCACACTGATCTCCTGAAACGCCAAAAATCATGTAAGAATTGGAGTGCTGAATTCCCTTGCAACTGATAGACAAGCACCAACACTTCCACCAGCACCCTTCAGCTGATGCTTACCCCAGGCTGTCTGCAATTCTAGTAAATATGTAAATGCTACCACATTTAGGGTGCAGAAGATGAGCAAAAATTAGCCTTGTTGGGTGGGGAGGTCAACTTTCAAGTCCTTCCTGGAGCAAAGTGTTATCCCTGATGGTGCCACTGAGCTGCCATAATTTCACCCTCCAGTTTTCAGGGTCCTTCAATGCAAcagctgccctgctggccaTCAGTCTCCTATCACAGTGGCAACTTTAGGGACTGCTCTTAAGATCAGCACCACTTGCTGAAACCAACACTCACTGGTGTTTCTGGCACACAAATATTTGTAGTGGAGAATTCAGATGAAATCAGAGAAGACCTAAATACTGCTGAGCATGTTACATGGCCTCTTAAATGAACCAACCTATCATCCTTTTCCCAGTTTGCCGTGTAGAAACTATTTTACTTCAGTAAACACACAAAGGCATTTATTTTGTGTGGCAGGCCAGCACAAACATATAAAAAACTTGTAACAATAGTAAAAGTGAGCAGTCCTTACTACACTCAACAACACTGCCTCAACATTTCTATTGAAAAGAGCTCTTCCTAACTAAAAGCCAACTCACTGAgcaaagaaaactcaaaaaaaaccaacacaacaacaacaataaaaaccccACTAACACAACCCAAATAAAAGAAGACTTCCTAAAAATTACCTACAAAAATAGGAAATTACCCAccaaagcagcattttggcTGGGATGTACTTGTCCTGCACATCCCAGCTA
The sequence above is drawn from the Parus major isolate Abel chromosome 2, Parus_major1.1, whole genome shotgun sequence genome and encodes:
- the IL6 gene encoding interleukin-6, which codes for MKFSRDCGCDRARPGRRRPPALGAALLLPLLLVLLVPRAAAAPLPNADSSGDAELEEVAKRRAALPGSLEQARLLHARAAELRDEMCEKFTVCQNSMEMLLHNNLNLPKVTEEDGCLLAGFNEDKCLRKISSGLYTFQIYLKYIQETFISENQNVESLSHTTGHLARTLREMLINPKEVIIPDAATQESLHTKLKSIKAWTEKITIHLILRDFTSFMEKTVRAVRYLKNTRSFSV